One window of the Delphinus delphis chromosome 20, mDelDel1.2, whole genome shotgun sequence genome contains the following:
- the PTH2 gene encoding tuberoinfundibular peptide of 39 residues: METRQVPRSPRARLLLLLLLVSWGHRTASGAALPPAGVFRLHTPSRAWAVPATPQSRRSLALADDAAFRERARLLAALERRHWLNSYMHKLLVLDAP, from the exons ATGGAGACCCGCCAGGTACCCAGGAGCCCCCGAGcacggctgctgctgctgctgctacttgtgtCCTGGGGCCACCGCACCGCCTCAGGAGCCGCCCTGCCTCCCGCGGGGGTCTTCAG ACTCCACACCCCCAGCCGGGCTTGGGCGGTTCCGGCCACCCCCCAGTCGCGTCGGAGTCTGGCGCTGGCGGACGATGCGGCCTTCCGAGAGCGCGCGCGGCTGCTGGCCGCCCTAGAGCGCCGCCACTGGCTGAACTCCTACATGCACAAGCTGCTGGTGCTGGACGCGCCCTGA
- the SLC17A7 gene encoding vesicular glutamate transporter 1 isoform X3 translates to MSGLGFCISFGIRCNLGVAIVSMVNNSTTHRGGHVVVQQAQFTWDPETVGLIHGSFFWGYIVTQIPGGFICQKFAANRVFGFAIVATSTLNMLIPSAARVHYGCVIFVRILQGLVEGVTYPACHGIWSKWAPPLERSRLATTAFCGSYAGAVVAMPLAGVLVQYSGWSSVFYVYGSFGIFWYLFWLLVSYESPALHPSISEEERKYIEDAIGESAKLMNPVTKFNTPWRRFFTSMPVYAIIVANFCRSWTFYLLLISQPAYFEEVFGFEISKVGLVSALPHLVMTIIVPIGGQIADFLRSRRIMSTTNVRKLMNCGGFGMEATLLLVVGYSHSKGVAISFLVLAVGFSGFAISGFNVNHLDIAPRYASILMGISNGVGTLSGMVCPIIVGAMTKHKTREEWQYVFLIASLVHYGGVIFYGVFASGEKQPWAEPEEMSEEKCGFVGHDQLAGSDESEMEDEAEPPGAPPAPPPSYGATHSTVQPPRPPPPVRDY, encoded by the exons ATGAGCGGCCTGGGCTTCTGCATCAGCTTCGGCATCCGCTGCAACCTGGGCGTGGCCATTGTCTCCATGGTCAACAACAGCACGACCCACCGCGGGGGCCACGTGGTGGTGCAG CAAGCTCAGTTCACCTGGGATCCAGAGACTGTTGGCCTCATACACGGCTCCTTTTTCTGGGGCTACATTGTCACCCAGATTCCTGGAGGATTTATTTGCCAAAAATTCGCAGCCAACAG GGTTTTTGGCTTTGCTATTGTGGCTACCTCCACTCTAAACATGTTGATCCCCTCGGCTGCCCGTGTCCACTATGGCTGTGTCATCTTCGTGAGGATCCTGCAGGGGTTGGTAGAG GGGGTCACGTACCCCGCCTGCCACGGGATCTGGAGCAAATGGGCCCCGCCCTTAGAGCGGAGTCGCCTGGCAACAACAGCCTTTTGCG GTTCCTATGCTGGGGCAGTGGTCGCGATGCCTCTCGCCGGGGTCCTGGTGCAGTACTCAGGATGGAGCTCTGTGTTCTACGTCTACG GCAGCTTCGGGATATTCTGGTACCTGTTCTGGCTGCTTGTCTCCTACGAGTCTCCGGCGCTGCACCCTAGCATTTCCGAGGAGGAGCGCAAGTACATCGAGGACGCCATCGGCGAGAGCGCCAAACTCATGAACCCCGTCACG AAGTTTAACACACCCTGGCGGCGCTTCTTCACGTCCATGCCAGTTTACGCCATTATCGTGGCCAACTTCTGCCGCAGTTGGACGTTCTACTTGCTTCTTATCTCCCAGCCCGCCTACTTCGAAGAAGTGTTCGGCTTTGAGATCAGCAAG GTGGGCCTGGTGTCAGCGCTGCCTCACCTGGTCATGACTATCATCGTGCCCATTGGAGGCCAGATCGCTGACTTCCTCAGGAGCCGCCGCATCATGTCCACCACCAACGTGCGCAAGTTGATGAACTGTGGGG GCTTTGGCATGGAAGCCACGCTGCTGCTGGTGGTCGGCTACTCGCACTCCAAGGGCGTGGCCATCTCCTTCTTGGTCCTCGCAGTGGGCTTCAGCGGCTTCGCCATCTCCG GGTTCAACGTGAACCACCTGGACATCGCCCCGCGCTATGCCAGCATCCTCATGGGCATCTCCAACGGCGTGGGCACGTTGTCCGGCATGGTGTGCCCCATCATCGTGGGTGCCATGACTAAGCACAAG ACTCGGGAGGAGTGGCAGTATGTGTTCCTCATTGCCTCCCTGGTGCACTATGGAGGAGTTATCTTCTACGGGGTCTTCGCTTCCGGAGAGAAGCAGCCGTGGGCGGAGCCTGAGGAGATGAGCGAAGAGAAATGTGGCTTTGTTGGCCACGACCAGCTGGCTGGCAGTGATGAAAGCGAAATGGAGGATGAAGCTGAGCCCCCCGGGGCACCCcctgctccccctccctcctACGGAGCTACACACAGCACAGTTCAACCCCCAAGACCCCCACCCCCTGTCCGGGACTACTGA
- the SLC17A7 gene encoding vesicular glutamate transporter 1 isoform X1 — protein sequence MEFRQEEFRKLAGRALGRLHRLLEKRQEGAETLELSADGRPVTTQTRDPPVVDCTCFGLPRRYIIAIMSGLGFCISFGIRCNLGVAIVSMVNNSTTHRGGHVVVQQAQFTWDPETVGLIHGSFFWGYIVTQIPGGFICQKFAANRVFGFAIVATSTLNMLIPSAARVHYGCVIFVRILQGLVEGVTYPACHGIWSKWAPPLERSRLATTAFCGSYAGAVVAMPLAGVLVQYSGWSSVFYVYGSFGIFWYLFWLLVSYESPALHPSISEEERKYIEDAIGESAKLMNPVTKFNTPWRRFFTSMPVYAIIVANFCRSWTFYLLLISQPAYFEEVFGFEISKVGLVSALPHLVMTIIVPIGGQIADFLRSRRIMSTTNVRKLMNCGGFGMEATLLLVVGYSHSKGVAISFLVLAVGFSGFAISGFNVNHLDIAPRYASILMGISNGVGTLSGMVCPIIVGAMTKHKTREEWQYVFLIASLVHYGGVIFYGVFASGEKQPWAEPEEMSEEKCGFVGHDQLAGSDESEMEDEAEPPGAPPAPPPSYGATHSTVQPPRPPPPVRDY from the exons ATGGAGTTCCGCCAGGAGGAGTTTCGGAAGCTGGCGGGTCGTGCCCTCGGGAGGCTGCACCG TCTTCTGGAGAAGCGGCAGGAAGGTGCAGAGACGCTGGAGCTGAGTGCTGATGGGCGCCCGGTGACGACGCAGACCCGGGACCCGCCGGTCGTGGATTGCACCTGCTTTGGTCTCCCTCGCCGCTACATTATCGCCATCATGAGCGGCCTGGGCTTCTGCATCAGCTTCGGCATCCGCTGCAACCTGGGCGTGGCCATTGTCTCCATGGTCAACAACAGCACGACCCACCGCGGGGGCCACGTGGTGGTGCAG CAAGCTCAGTTCACCTGGGATCCAGAGACTGTTGGCCTCATACACGGCTCCTTTTTCTGGGGCTACATTGTCACCCAGATTCCTGGAGGATTTATTTGCCAAAAATTCGCAGCCAACAG GGTTTTTGGCTTTGCTATTGTGGCTACCTCCACTCTAAACATGTTGATCCCCTCGGCTGCCCGTGTCCACTATGGCTGTGTCATCTTCGTGAGGATCCTGCAGGGGTTGGTAGAG GGGGTCACGTACCCCGCCTGCCACGGGATCTGGAGCAAATGGGCCCCGCCCTTAGAGCGGAGTCGCCTGGCAACAACAGCCTTTTGCG GTTCCTATGCTGGGGCAGTGGTCGCGATGCCTCTCGCCGGGGTCCTGGTGCAGTACTCAGGATGGAGCTCTGTGTTCTACGTCTACG GCAGCTTCGGGATATTCTGGTACCTGTTCTGGCTGCTTGTCTCCTACGAGTCTCCGGCGCTGCACCCTAGCATTTCCGAGGAGGAGCGCAAGTACATCGAGGACGCCATCGGCGAGAGCGCCAAACTCATGAACCCCGTCACG AAGTTTAACACACCCTGGCGGCGCTTCTTCACGTCCATGCCAGTTTACGCCATTATCGTGGCCAACTTCTGCCGCAGTTGGACGTTCTACTTGCTTCTTATCTCCCAGCCCGCCTACTTCGAAGAAGTGTTCGGCTTTGAGATCAGCAAG GTGGGCCTGGTGTCAGCGCTGCCTCACCTGGTCATGACTATCATCGTGCCCATTGGAGGCCAGATCGCTGACTTCCTCAGGAGCCGCCGCATCATGTCCACCACCAACGTGCGCAAGTTGATGAACTGTGGGG GCTTTGGCATGGAAGCCACGCTGCTGCTGGTGGTCGGCTACTCGCACTCCAAGGGCGTGGCCATCTCCTTCTTGGTCCTCGCAGTGGGCTTCAGCGGCTTCGCCATCTCCG GGTTCAACGTGAACCACCTGGACATCGCCCCGCGCTATGCCAGCATCCTCATGGGCATCTCCAACGGCGTGGGCACGTTGTCCGGCATGGTGTGCCCCATCATCGTGGGTGCCATGACTAAGCACAAG ACTCGGGAGGAGTGGCAGTATGTGTTCCTCATTGCCTCCCTGGTGCACTATGGAGGAGTTATCTTCTACGGGGTCTTCGCTTCCGGAGAGAAGCAGCCGTGGGCGGAGCCTGAGGAGATGAGCGAAGAGAAATGTGGCTTTGTTGGCCACGACCAGCTGGCTGGCAGTGATGAAAGCGAAATGGAGGATGAAGCTGAGCCCCCCGGGGCACCCcctgctccccctccctcctACGGAGCTACACACAGCACAGTTCAACCCCCAAGACCCCCACCCCCTGTCCGGGACTACTGA
- the GFY gene encoding Golgi-associated olfactory signaling regulator, which produces MKSFSPILLLLVFLFAWLGSKAAPWASPPEGSDFSRIDHPSQPSPPASENSTLNGPNPESPRTAYPEPCKTPHAVSPEPSPLEFTETPNTDLRESPHPDPPDPKPNSLNTSVSESLDILQIKPSKMTYPEPSETPKPDPTEIPHTEFPETPKPNSSKTSHPEFPETPNTAPTQTPHQESPEISKHSSTEISHAEAPEIPNPDPTKTFDPRSPETHDPDTTENPNSEFLQTLHPDPTETPHPASHVGHNPNPTEIPQTEFPTPAYQDATEILPASDPEISTSLPPETPTPFKEEVTALNELPLNPKSETLAATQPDALKLPTSESPGAVDLKVPQNSSPKGPDALPPSAQTVRSPAPPGPPSQPAPVTPRAPQRRSRGERVNIVIVVERVKETGVTLVGRPPGEAGGALCLFLAGTGLLIGIFLLLWCLYRRAARHRPFAHHRLPNDGDEPVMHLDAPKDPYNLYFYAPDAWVPSHIATKQPLPTPPLPPKLPPPSRGGRPQRLEPLSPSTLPNNFV; this is translated from the exons ATGAAATCCTTCAGCCCGATCCTCTTGCTTCTCGTCTTTCTCTTCGCCTGGCTGGGTTCCAAGGCTGCCCCTTGGGCCTCACCGCCTGAGGGTTCCGACTTCTCGCGGATAGACCACCCCTCTCAGCCCTCCCCTCCTGCATCTGAAAATTCCACTCTCAATGGGCCTAACCCAGAATCCCCCAGGACGGCTTATCCTGAGCCCTGCAAGACACCTCATGCGGTTTCCCCTGAGCCCTCCCCCCTTGAATTCACTGAGACCCCCAACACTGACCTCCGAGAAAGCCCACACCCTGACCCTCCTGACCCCAAACCTAACTCACTCAACACCTCAGTATCAGAATCCCTGGACATCCTCCAAATTAAACCCTCCAAAATGACATATCCAGAACCTTCTGAGACCCCCAAACCTGACCCAACTGAAATTCCACACACAGAATTCCCTGAGA CCCCAAAACCTAATTCCTCCAAAACTTCACACCCAGAATTTCCTGAAACCCCAAACACTGCCCCTACACAAACTCCACACCAAGAATCCCCAGAGATTTCCAAACATAGCTCCACTGAAATCTCACATGCAGAAGCCCCTGAGATCCCAAATCCTGACCCCACCAAGACCTTTGACCCCAGATCTCCGGAGACCCATGACCCTGACACCACTGAAAACCCAAATTCTGAATTCCTCCAGACACTCCATCCTGACCCTACCGAAACCCCCCACCCAGCGTCTCATGTAGGCCACAATCCCAACCCCACTGAAATTCCCCAAACAGAATTCCCCACTCCCGCCTACCAAGATGCAACAGAGATTCTCCCAGCCTCTGATCCTGAGATCTCCACTAGTCTTCCCCCAGAAACACCTACACCCTTCAAGGAAGAAGTTACTGCCCTAAATGAGCTGCCCCTGAATCCCAAATCAGAAACCCTTGCAGCCACCCAGCCCGACGCCCTTAAATTGCCCACCTCAGAATCTCCTGGGGCCGTTGATCTGAAAGTCCCCCAGAACTCTAGCCCTAAAGGACCCGACGCCCTTCCTCCCTCAGCCCAGACTGTGAGGTCCCCTGCTCCTCCAGGGCCCCCCAGTCAGCCGGCCCCTGTCACTCCGCGGGCCCCCCAGCGGCGCAGCCGAGGTGAGAGAGTCAACATTGTCATCGTGGTGGAGCGAGTGAAGGAGACTG GCGTGACCCTGGTGGGGCGTCCCCCGGGCGAGGCAGGCGGGGCCCTGTGCCTATTCCTCGCCGGGACCGGGCTGCTTATTGGCATTTTCCTGCTCCTGTGGTGTCTCTACCGCCGGGCGGCTCGACACCGGCCCTTCGCACACCACCGGCTCCCAAACGACGGAGATGAACCGG TTATGCATTTGGATGCCCCGAAGGACCCCTACAACCTCTACTTTTATGCGCCGGACGCCTGGGTCCCTTCACACATCGCTACCAAGCAgccactgcccacccccccacTGCCACCCAAGCTGCCTCCGCCGTCCCGCGGGGGCCGCCCCCAGCGCCTGGAACCTCTCTCCCCCTCCACGCTCCCCAACAACTTCGTGTGA
- the SLC17A7 gene encoding vesicular glutamate transporter 1 isoform X2 → MLEWVENSLRPGNTRLLEKRQEGAETLELSADGRPVTTQTRDPPVVDCTCFGLPRRYIIAIMSGLGFCISFGIRCNLGVAIVSMVNNSTTHRGGHVVVQQAQFTWDPETVGLIHGSFFWGYIVTQIPGGFICQKFAANRVFGFAIVATSTLNMLIPSAARVHYGCVIFVRILQGLVEGVTYPACHGIWSKWAPPLERSRLATTAFCGSYAGAVVAMPLAGVLVQYSGWSSVFYVYGSFGIFWYLFWLLVSYESPALHPSISEEERKYIEDAIGESAKLMNPVTKFNTPWRRFFTSMPVYAIIVANFCRSWTFYLLLISQPAYFEEVFGFEISKVGLVSALPHLVMTIIVPIGGQIADFLRSRRIMSTTNVRKLMNCGGFGMEATLLLVVGYSHSKGVAISFLVLAVGFSGFAISGFNVNHLDIAPRYASILMGISNGVGTLSGMVCPIIVGAMTKHKTREEWQYVFLIASLVHYGGVIFYGVFASGEKQPWAEPEEMSEEKCGFVGHDQLAGSDESEMEDEAEPPGAPPAPPPSYGATHSTVQPPRPPPPVRDY, encoded by the exons ATGCTGGAGTGGGTGGAAAACTCCCTCAGACCAGGAAACACACG TCTTCTGGAGAAGCGGCAGGAAGGTGCAGAGACGCTGGAGCTGAGTGCTGATGGGCGCCCGGTGACGACGCAGACCCGGGACCCGCCGGTCGTGGATTGCACCTGCTTTGGTCTCCCTCGCCGCTACATTATCGCCATCATGAGCGGCCTGGGCTTCTGCATCAGCTTCGGCATCCGCTGCAACCTGGGCGTGGCCATTGTCTCCATGGTCAACAACAGCACGACCCACCGCGGGGGCCACGTGGTGGTGCAG CAAGCTCAGTTCACCTGGGATCCAGAGACTGTTGGCCTCATACACGGCTCCTTTTTCTGGGGCTACATTGTCACCCAGATTCCTGGAGGATTTATTTGCCAAAAATTCGCAGCCAACAG GGTTTTTGGCTTTGCTATTGTGGCTACCTCCACTCTAAACATGTTGATCCCCTCGGCTGCCCGTGTCCACTATGGCTGTGTCATCTTCGTGAGGATCCTGCAGGGGTTGGTAGAG GGGGTCACGTACCCCGCCTGCCACGGGATCTGGAGCAAATGGGCCCCGCCCTTAGAGCGGAGTCGCCTGGCAACAACAGCCTTTTGCG GTTCCTATGCTGGGGCAGTGGTCGCGATGCCTCTCGCCGGGGTCCTGGTGCAGTACTCAGGATGGAGCTCTGTGTTCTACGTCTACG GCAGCTTCGGGATATTCTGGTACCTGTTCTGGCTGCTTGTCTCCTACGAGTCTCCGGCGCTGCACCCTAGCATTTCCGAGGAGGAGCGCAAGTACATCGAGGACGCCATCGGCGAGAGCGCCAAACTCATGAACCCCGTCACG AAGTTTAACACACCCTGGCGGCGCTTCTTCACGTCCATGCCAGTTTACGCCATTATCGTGGCCAACTTCTGCCGCAGTTGGACGTTCTACTTGCTTCTTATCTCCCAGCCCGCCTACTTCGAAGAAGTGTTCGGCTTTGAGATCAGCAAG GTGGGCCTGGTGTCAGCGCTGCCTCACCTGGTCATGACTATCATCGTGCCCATTGGAGGCCAGATCGCTGACTTCCTCAGGAGCCGCCGCATCATGTCCACCACCAACGTGCGCAAGTTGATGAACTGTGGGG GCTTTGGCATGGAAGCCACGCTGCTGCTGGTGGTCGGCTACTCGCACTCCAAGGGCGTGGCCATCTCCTTCTTGGTCCTCGCAGTGGGCTTCAGCGGCTTCGCCATCTCCG GGTTCAACGTGAACCACCTGGACATCGCCCCGCGCTATGCCAGCATCCTCATGGGCATCTCCAACGGCGTGGGCACGTTGTCCGGCATGGTGTGCCCCATCATCGTGGGTGCCATGACTAAGCACAAG ACTCGGGAGGAGTGGCAGTATGTGTTCCTCATTGCCTCCCTGGTGCACTATGGAGGAGTTATCTTCTACGGGGTCTTCGCTTCCGGAGAGAAGCAGCCGTGGGCGGAGCCTGAGGAGATGAGCGAAGAGAAATGTGGCTTTGTTGGCCACGACCAGCTGGCTGGCAGTGATGAAAGCGAAATGGAGGATGAAGCTGAGCCCCCCGGGGCACCCcctgctccccctccctcctACGGAGCTACACACAGCACAGTTCAACCCCCAAGACCCCCACCCCCTGTCCGGGACTACTGA